A part of Acetonema longum DSM 6540 genomic DNA contains:
- a CDS encoding tetratricopeptide repeat protein, which translates to MNYIWIMIIVTLAAIVIAYQLVDCQDQVKPDATPVPPAGLASAIEAAVTEPPVSNKIPQEDNNVPIPSVVRQSRAANRHSGALSASAPSGGEAAPVHQPLASLDELVKIAYHAKEEQNAALAFNTFLQALKLYPESIAAPYFVIEIGNLLKAQGAYDAAINLFSEGRNLPAMLQNSMLDQEFVHNIAYLRIAKNVLLERTIGSIPLHQIPADVLAEINHEFAEWSVME; encoded by the coding sequence CATTGTGACTCTGGCTGCCATTGTGATAGCGTATCAATTAGTTGATTGTCAAGATCAGGTAAAGCCCGATGCAACCCCCGTGCCGCCAGCGGGACTTGCATCTGCCATTGAGGCTGCCGTGACGGAGCCCCCGGTTAGTAACAAAATACCGCAAGAGGACAACAACGTGCCTATTCCTTCGGTAGTCCGGCAAAGCCGGGCGGCAAACCGGCACTCCGGCGCTCTTTCTGCCTCTGCACCGAGCGGTGGTGAAGCCGCGCCGGTTCATCAGCCGCTGGCTTCTTTGGATGAACTGGTCAAAATCGCCTATCATGCGAAAGAGGAACAAAACGCCGCTTTGGCTTTTAATACTTTTTTGCAGGCATTAAAATTATATCCGGAGAGCATTGCCGCCCCCTATTTTGTCATTGAAATCGGCAATCTGCTTAAAGCCCAAGGTGCCTATGACGCGGCGATCAATCTTTTTTCAGAGGGAAGAAATCTGCCGGCCATGCTTCAGAATTCCATGCTGGATCAAGAATTCGTTCACAATATCGCCTATCTGCGAATTGCTAAGAATGTATTGCTCGAACGAACAATCGGCTCGATACCCCTGCACCAAATTCCCGCCGATGTTCTGGCAGAAATTAATCACGAATTCGCTGAGTGGAGTGTAATGGAATGA